The following DNA comes from Flavisolibacter ginsenosidimutans.
CGCAAGGTTATGACATTGTAAAAGTCAACGGTGTTCGGAAGATTGTGGTGAATGAAGAAGGAAAGAAATTAAGAAAAGCCTTCTTGTGGAGAGCGGACGGCATGAAGAACGAAGAAATCATCCAGCGGTTAAACAGAATGGGTGTCAAGATGTACAAGCAACAACTCACCAAACTTTTCAAAAAGCCCTTTTATTGTGGCATTATCAATCACGGTATGTTGGATGGGCAGGTCCTAGAAGGCAATCATGAAAAGCTTATCTCCAAAGAAATCTTTCTCCAGGTAAATGGCCTTCACAAGGCAGCGGCAAATTACGGCGTTCCGCACAAGAAAGAAAGGGATGAAGTACCGCTTAAAGTCTTCATCAAATGCGAAGACTGCAAAGAACCCTTCACTGGCTACATCGTGAAAGCAAAAGGTCTGTGGTATTACAAGTGCAGAACAAAAGGTTGCAAGTGCAACAAAAGCGCAAAGACATTGCACAAACAGTTTGAAGAACTTTTGTCTTCTTTCAGCATCGATCCAAAGATGTTGAAACCCCTTGTTTATCAGATTGAGCACTTTTTTGAGGAGTTGAATAAAGAGGGAATAGAACAGGAAAAGGAATTAAAGCAAAAATTGATCGAGGTGACAAAGAAGCTAGACACGATTGAAGAAAAACACTATGTGCTGGAGGAAATGAACAAGGAATCCTTTGAAAAATTTCATGTAAAATACCGCAAGGAAAGAGACGAGATCAGAGACGTAATGGGAAAGTTGACACCGCAGATTTCGAACCTGAAAAAGAGTATTGAAGAAGCGCTTCTCTTTTCTACCAAACTCAGTGCGGTATGGGCTTCTAGCCCCGTGAGCGAAAAAGAAAAGCTGCAAAAACTCGTCTTTCCCGAAGGCATCCTCTATTCGAAGAAAATCGAGGGATTTCGAACCGAAAAAGTCAATTCGATTTTTTCCCTGATTGCAGAAGCAGCAAGGATTCTCGAAGAAAAGAAAAATGGGGGCAAACAAGCTTTAGCTAGTTTGTCCCCATCAGCGGAGAGAGAGGGATTCGAACCCCCGGACCTGTGACAGTCAACGGTTTTCAAGACCGCCGCATTCGACCGCTCTGCCATCTCTCCGGCGCAAATATAGAGTCGCACATCAAACCAGCAAAAATTTCTTCACGCAAAAAAATTCATTGAATGCCGCAACAGAAAACGTAAATTGGAAATTGAATTACTTGCGTATGAAAAAGGTAGCCGACATTCTGAAACGAAAAGGAAAAGAAATCATTTCCGTAACACCGCAAACAACCGTGCTTGATGCGTTGCGCCTGATGGCTGACCGCAACATCGGCTCTGTATTGGTGACCGAAAACAACGAATACAAAGGCCTGATGAGTGAACGGGATTATTCGCGCAAGATTGTACTGAAAGGCAAATCATCCACTGATACCCTAGTTGCCGACATCATGACGAGTGACCTCCCGACCGTTCATCCGAACGACTCCATTGAGCAGTGCATGCAGCTGCTTTCCGATAAGCATATTCGGTATTTGCCGGTATTTGAAGACGGTAAACTTACAGGCATTATTTCCATCAACGACGTGGTAAAAGAAATCATGCTTTCGCAAGAAGAAATCATTAGCAACCTAAAAGATTATTTGCACGCTAACGCATAGGACTGATAGTAGGCTATTTTATTGGTGCACAATATCCCAACATCTTACTGTCGGTTTTCATTCAACCTTTTCTTTAATCTTCACCAAGTCGGTCAAATCAATTTGCATGGGCAGCAAGCCAATTTTCACTACAGCCTTTTTGCCGCGCAATTCTATCACCTCTCCAACCTGAAGATTGCGTTTCATTTTTACTTTGTCGCCGACCGCAATTTCGCCGACAGTTTCTTCGTATTTGCTGTCAAGCTGCTTTTGTTTTTTACTCACAACTTTCTGCTCGTTCTTTTTAAACAGCAGACCGGCCATTTCTCTAATTACTTTGTTTTTATCCTCGCTTTTCTTCCATTCAATCACCATTGTGCGCAGCTTGCGTTCCATGTCTTTTAAATAAGCTAAGCGCTCCTCCGTGATCTTATTTTGCTGCTTTAAAAGTTCAACTTGTTGGCGATGCTTTTCTTTGTCCAGCACTAATTCCATTTCTTTTTTCAGGCGTTCATTTTCTTTTAGCAAATGGTGCAGGTCTTTTTCTTTTTCCTGCACCTTCTGCATGTCTTGTTCGGTTTTGTTGAGAAGCCGGTCCAGGCGGAAATGCTCTTCGTCCACCAATCCTCTTGCCTTTGTTATTAAGCGTTTGTCAAGCCCGATGCGTTCTGCAATGGCAAATGTGTAAGAACTTCCGGGCTTGCCAACCGTAAGTTTATAAAGCGGCAACAATTTCTTTTCGTCGAAAGCCATAGCACCGTTGATGATACCCGCCGTTTTATTGGCCATCACTTTTAAATTCAGGTAGTGCGTGGTTACAATGCCAATGGCGTGCTTGCGGGCCAGTTCTTCCATGATCACTTCTGCAAAAGCGCCGCCCAAATTCGGATCACTGCCGCTGCCCAATTCGTCTATGAAGAAGAGCGTCTTTCCGTTGGCGTTCTCCATAAAATATTTCATACTGAGCAAGTGGCTGCTATATGTGCTTAACTCAAATTCCAAACTTTGCGTGTCGCCAATATGAATCATCAATTGTTTGAAAATACCGAACTGCGAAGACGGATTCACCGGCACCAGCAACCCGCTCTGCACCATCATTTGCAGAAGGCCAACGGTTTTCATGGTTACTGTTTTACCGCCGGCATTAGGGCCACTGATGACGAGAATCCTTGCTTTTTCTTCTAACGTTAAATCAACTGGAATGGTGGCCTTGCCCGAACGTTGATTGTACAAATACAACAGCGGATGATAAGCTTTAACCAGGTGAACGTGGGCCTTGTCAATTACTACCGGGTATTCGCCTTTTATATCCAGCGCAAAGGCAGCTTTTGCCCGTATGAAATCGCATTCACCAACAATTGCGTGATATACATTTAGCAGCGATGCGTATTGTCCCAGCTGCTTGGTGAGCTTGCGCAAAATACGATAGACTTCTTTTCGTTCAGAAATTTCCAGTTCGTGTACGGCATTGTTTAGTTCAATCGTGTCTTCTGGCTCGATGAAAGACGTTCGGCGACTGTCGCTTTCGCCGTGCAAAATACCTTTTACCGTTCGCTTGTGTTCGGCAAAAACGGCCAGTACGCGTCTGCCATTCATAAAGCTTTCTTCAATCTCTGCCAAATAACCTTGCTTGTTCAGTTTTTGCACAATGCGGTCAAAGGCCCTACGCAATTCCGAACGCTTGCGGTAAAGGCTCGTGCGGATGTTGTACAAATCATCCGAAGCATTGTCTTTCACGGCGCCGCTTTCGTCAATCACTTCATCAATCAGTTCCTTTATTTTCTTTTCGTAATGCGTGCCCTTGATTACTTCGGCCAGTGCTTGGTAGGCTTCTTTTCGCTCGGCATCAAACCAGCGAAAAATCTTTTCAATGCTTTCCGCCAGCTTGCGAATGTCCACCAATTCTTCGCCGTTTAGCAGAGAGCCTTCGATGCTCAGCAACCGAAGCTCTCTGGCTAAATTCAGCACATAATCATTGGGAAAATGAATGGCGTTTTGCAAAAGCTGTTTGTATTCGTGCGACTGTTTCAGTTCTCTTTCAATAAAATCCTTACGGGTATGAATGCGCAGTTCAATCGCTTTTGTTTTGGCGTATTCGGTGCGGCATTTTTCGTGAAGCAGGTCTTTCACTTTGTCAAACTCCAATTGCACAACCGCTGATTCGGGATAGATTTTCATTCAGTGCTTTGTTCCAATTTTTTAAAAGGATAAAGGTAAGATGACGGAAGATGAGGAATGCGTTGTTTCAAAAGGCTGTGTTAAAAAGTTTTTGTTGGCTTTTCGTTTCGTAGATTGAGAACCAAATTTGTCATCCAACCGCACAAGATGCTCACGAAACTAGTCATATCACTTCTTAGCTTCACGACGATTGTTGCCTGCAACTCTGAAAAAAATTATCAAGTCATGAGTTCATCTTTAAACAACAGCATGGACAAAACCGATACCGCCACCTTTGGCACTGGTTGCTTTTGGTGTACCGAGGCCATTTTTGAACAATTGGACGGTGTGCTAAAAGTTACGTCGGGTTACATGGGCGGCACCAAGGCCAACCCGACTTACGAAGAGGTTTGCAGCGGCGCTACCGGTTATGCCGAATGCGTGCAGGTCGTTTACGAGCCGTCGAAAATTTCTTATGATGAATTGCTGGAGGTTTTCTTCAAAGTTCATGACCCGACAAGCCTGAACCGACAGGGAGCTGATGTGGGCACGCAATACCGCAGCGCTATTTTTTATCACTCGCCGGCACAAAAAGAAAAAGCCGAATACTATAAAAAAGAAGTGGACAAGAGCGGCGCTTACGACAAGCCGATTGTGACCGAAATTACCGCGGCCTCTGCTTTTTATTCTGCTGAAGATTATCATCAGGAATACTACCGCAACAATAAAAACACCAATCCGTATTGTTCCATTGTTATTCGTCCGAAGCTGGACAAATTTCAAAAGGTGTTCGCCAAAAAATTAAAACCGAGTTAAGGCTCATTTGGAACGAGCAACGCATTTAAAACCCAATCATTTTTTGATTGGGTTTTTCTTTTGAACCAAGCTACATTGCTACTGTTTAGCATCGTTGCGTCGCACTCTTGTACGAATTGTTCGCTGCGCGGCAAGATTGACCATAAATAACACAAAGAAAAAGCAGCACAGAGATGCGCAGAGTTTTCTTCGTGGCACTCCGTGTAACTTCCGTGGTTGAAAACAAGTTGAGCAACGTTCTCAACATACGATAATACGACGCAACAAAAGCCCCTTTGGAAAAAGGGGCCGACATGCACATGAGAAAAATAGAAAAATTTTTATGAAATCTATAAGTCTTGCAAAGGTTTTGATTGTGGTGTTTGCAAACGGACAAATTATGATAAAGGGTGAATAAGGCTTGACCAAAGTACCGGCGGCAAAAACTCATGATATAGAACAACGGTGCAAATGTTTTTAACGAAAAAGAGCTTCTTTTTCAGAAGCTCTTTTCAAATTTTAATTTCCGCCGCCTACCCTGCTTTGTTCATCGTTCGCACTGCTGCTTCTTCTCTTTACACCGCCTACTTTTCCTTTGCTGAACCGGTAGCTGAAACCAAGCGTAACAACCCTTGAATCGTTGCGCTCCTGGAAAGCCGCGTCCACGTTTCCGTATTGCGATTGGCCTTTGAAACCTTGCGTGTAAAAGACATCCCGAACATTCAGTCGAATGGTCCCTTTGTCTTTCCAGATTTGCTGGCTAAAGCCAGCGTTCAACGCTCCCATCGGGCTTGCTTTGATCACGCCTTCGATACCGGCCGTTCTGTACCATCCGCTTACTTCTGCGGTAAAGGTTTTGCTTAACTTAAATTGTTGCGAGCCGTTCAGCATAAGCGTCGTCGCATCAATGGTTACGTTTGTGTTGTTCACAAGGCCTTCAAAGCGGTTGTTGAACAGATTCACGTAAATACTGTTCGTCCACCATTTTGTTACGGATTTATTTGCGCTCACGGAAAGCCCCCACTGTCTTTGCTTCGCAATGTTTGCCTGCTTTACATAGGTTTCGTTGGTTGCTTCGTTTTGTTCAATCACCTGCTGAATGATGTCGTTGGTTTGCGTATAGTTAAGAGTGGTTGTCAGAAAGCCTTTGTAGGTATGGCTCAATTCAACGTTGTGGCTGAACTGCGGCTTCAAATTCGGATTCCCTTGTTGAGACGTATAGCGGTCAAGGTATTCAATGAAAGGATTCAGACTCTCGTAATTGGGCCGGCGAATTCGTCTGCCGTAATTGAGTCCCCATGTGTTTTTCTCATTGGCTGTGTATTGCAGAAAAGCCGTCGGAAAAAGCTGCGTGTAATGCCGGTCAAAGTTTTCGTTCGTTGTTAACTGATTTCCTTTTGCATTTGTGTTTTCAACCCGCAAGCCAAGTTGTGCGCTTATTTTTTTGCTCAGAGAACCACTGAGATTTACGTAAGCTGCGTTGATGTTTTCTTCGTAAACAAAATGGTTACTCCGGTTCAGGTCGCGTATTGCTGTTCCGTTATGCAAGGTGTCGTAGGCGGCGTCGTTGTCAGTTCTTACCCAGCTTGTTTTCAAACCGGCTTCAAAACGGGCGCCTTTTTTCAAGGGCATGGTATAATCAATTCGTCCGCTGTAGATGTCAATGTTCTGGGGTAAGCGGCCGTAAAGCGTATCGCCTTTTTTTGTTTCAATGCCCGTAGCTGAATAATAGTAATTGCTCAATGATTGATTGTTATACGCATCGTAGGTTACGTAATCCAAATCGGCAGTGAGTTCTTTACCTGCAGTATCCAAAACCTGGCGGAAATTGAGGTTGGTGCTAAAATTCTTCCACGATTCGTCTTGCTTTGACAGTGCTTTGGTATTGCTCGTCAGTATGCCGTTTTTATCTGAGATGTCGATGGTGTTATGGTTAACAAAAGAATTGGGTGCAGAAAAACCGTTCAGCACAATGCCAAGCGTTGTGTTCTTGCCGGCAAAAAAATCGGCGCCCAGTTTTGCGTTGTATGAACTGCCGCTGTTCTTCATGCTTGCCACCTGGTCAAAATGGGAAACCAGGGCCTTTGTTGTTTCATTTGTGAAATTCCGTTGAATGGTTAGTCTGTTGTCGCGTTCGCGGTAACCATGACTAAGGTTGGTAAACAAATTCCACTTGCCTTCGCGGTAATTAAAGTTGAATCCCTCGTTGAACTTGGGCAGATGGCCTTGTCCGTAACTGGCATTCAACGAACCGTTATAGCCGACCATCTTGTTCTTTTTTGTTTTGATATTGATGATGCCTGCGTTACCGGCGGCATCGAATTTTGCCGGTGGATTGGTCATGATCTCCACTTGATCAAGCTGATTGGCGTTCATACTGCGCAAAAGATTGGCAAGATCAGAGCTACCCAGTTGCGTGGGGCGGCCATCAATCAAAACCATTACGCCAGCTTTTCCTTTCAGACTGATGTTGCCGTCTTTGTCAACCGAAATGCCGGGTGATTTTTCCAGCACTTCCATGGCCGTGCTGCCAACGTTGGTTACCGAGGCTTCAACGTTTACAACGGTGCGGTCAATTCTTTGTTCAATAAGCGGCTTGCGTGCCGTAACCATTACGGCGGTCATTGATTTTGACACAGGGACCAGTTCAATGGGTTTCAGTTGGATGGTTGCATTTGCCGCTGAAAGTTCAAAGGCAGGCGAATAACCTTTTTGATGGCCAACCGCCGACACGGTTACGAGGTATTTGCCATAGCCGATTCCGTCAAAAACAAATGCTCCTTCTTTGCCCGCAACGGAATACTTGACCACCGAAGAGTCTTTTGCTTTTATCAAACTGATGGTCGCTGATTCAATTGTCTTTTGCGAACCGTCTATAACGGAGCCGCTTACTTTTCCGCCCTGCGCTTGGCTGCGAAAACTAAAGAGGCCAACGAGAAAAAGAAGGAAGGAAAACTGTTTCATTGTATTTTGGTTTAGTACTTGTTCTTAATTATTTCATTGTGAAAGTAGGTACTAT
Coding sequences within:
- a CDS encoding outer membrane beta-barrel family protein, with protein sequence MKQFSFLLFLVGLFSFRSQAQGGKVSGSVIDGSQKTIESATISLIKAKDSSVVKYSVAGKEGAFVFDGIGYGKYLVTVSAVGHQKGYSPAFELSAANATIQLKPIELVPVSKSMTAVMVTARKPLIEQRIDRTVVNVEASVTNVGSTAMEVLEKSPGISVDKDGNISLKGKAGVMVLIDGRPTQLGSSDLANLLRSMNANQLDQVEIMTNPPAKFDAAGNAGIINIKTKKNKMVGYNGSLNASYGQGHLPKFNEGFNFNYREGKWNLFTNLSHGYRERDNRLTIQRNFTNETTKALVSHFDQVASMKNSGSSYNAKLGADFFAGKNTTLGIVLNGFSAPNSFVNHNTIDISDKNGILTSNTKALSKQDESWKNFSTNLNFRQVLDTAGKELTADLDYVTYDAYNNQSLSNYYYSATGIETKKGDTLYGRLPQNIDIYSGRIDYTMPLKKGARFEAGLKTSWVRTDNDAAYDTLHNGTAIRDLNRSNHFVYEENINAAYVNLSGSLSKKISAQLGLRVENTNAKGNQLTTNENFDRHYTQLFPTAFLQYTANEKNTWGLNYGRRIRRPNYESLNPFIEYLDRYTSQQGNPNLKPQFSHNVELSHTYKGFLTTTLNYTQTNDIIQQVIEQNEATNETYVKQANIAKQRQWGLSVSANKSVTKWWTNSIYVNLFNNRFEGLVNNTNVTIDATTLMLNGSQQFKLSKTFTAEVSGWYRTAGIEGVIKASPMGALNAGFSQQIWKDKGTIRLNVRDVFYTQGFKGQSQYGNVDAAFQERNDSRVVTLGFSYRFSKGKVGGVKRRSSSANDEQSRVGGGN
- the msrA gene encoding peptide-methionine (S)-S-oxide reductase MsrA; translation: MSSSLNNSMDKTDTATFGTGCFWCTEAIFEQLDGVLKVTSGYMGGTKANPTYEEVCSGATGYAECVQVVYEPSKISYDELLEVFFKVHDPTSLNRQGADVGTQYRSAIFYHSPAQKEKAEYYKKEVDKSGAYDKPIVTEITAASAFYSAEDYHQEYYRNNKNTNPYCSIVIRPKLDKFQKVFAKKLKPS
- a CDS encoding endonuclease MutS2 — encoded protein: MKIYPESAVVQLEFDKVKDLLHEKCRTEYAKTKAIELRIHTRKDFIERELKQSHEYKQLLQNAIHFPNDYVLNLARELRLLSIEGSLLNGEELVDIRKLAESIEKIFRWFDAERKEAYQALAEVIKGTHYEKKIKELIDEVIDESGAVKDNASDDLYNIRTSLYRKRSELRRAFDRIVQKLNKQGYLAEIEESFMNGRRVLAVFAEHKRTVKGILHGESDSRRTSFIEPEDTIELNNAVHELEISERKEVYRILRKLTKQLGQYASLLNVYHAIVGECDFIRAKAAFALDIKGEYPVVIDKAHVHLVKAYHPLLYLYNQRSGKATIPVDLTLEEKARILVISGPNAGGKTVTMKTVGLLQMMVQSGLLVPVNPSSQFGIFKQLMIHIGDTQSLEFELSTYSSHLLSMKYFMENANGKTLFFIDELGSGSDPNLGGAFAEVIMEELARKHAIGIVTTHYLNLKVMANKTAGIINGAMAFDEKKLLPLYKLTVGKPGSSYTFAIAERIGLDKRLITKARGLVDEEHFRLDRLLNKTEQDMQKVQEKEKDLHHLLKENERLKKEMELVLDKEKHRQQVELLKQQNKITEERLAYLKDMERKLRTMVIEWKKSEDKNKVIREMAGLLFKKNEQKVVSKKQKQLDSKYEETVGEIAVGDKVKMKRNLQVGEVIELRGKKAVVKIGLLPMQIDLTDLVKIKEKVE
- a CDS encoding recombinase family protein translates to MSLEAFQQFGHASSLKMVVNNIKNAIVYTRVSSKEQADNNLSLHFQKKVIEEYAAKQGLSILNYFGGTYESAKTDGRKEFLRMLEFIKKHKGKVSHILVYTLDRFSRTGGGAIKLAQDLREKYGVSVFAVTQPTDTSNPSGVLHQNIQLLFSEFDNQLRKQRAVAGMKEKFQKGEWVTRVPQGYDIVKVNGVRKIVVNEEGKKLRKAFLWRADGMKNEEIIQRLNRMGVKMYKQQLTKLFKKPFYCGIINHGMLDGQVLEGNHEKLISKEIFLQVNGLHKAAANYGVPHKKERDEVPLKVFIKCEDCKEPFTGYIVKAKGLWYYKCRTKGCKCNKSAKTLHKQFEELLSSFSIDPKMLKPLVYQIEHFFEELNKEGIEQEKELKQKLIEVTKKLDTIEEKHYVLEEMNKESFEKFHVKYRKERDEIRDVMGKLTPQISNLKKSIEEALLFSTKLSAVWASSPVSEKEKLQKLVFPEGILYSKKIEGFRTEKVNSIFSLIAEAARILEEKKNGGKQALASLSPSAEREGFEPPDL
- a CDS encoding CBS domain-containing protein, with product MKKVADILKRKGKEIISVTPQTTVLDALRLMADRNIGSVLVTENNEYKGLMSERDYSRKIVLKGKSSTDTLVADIMTSDLPTVHPNDSIEQCMQLLSDKHIRYLPVFEDGKLTGIISINDVVKEIMLSQEEIISNLKDYLHANA